One Euphorbia lathyris chromosome 1, ddEupLath1.1, whole genome shotgun sequence DNA segment encodes these proteins:
- the LOC136207642 gene encoding uncharacterized protein, translating to MVSNSVKRRTRAAARKAQAAMEALEQQLQKLTEHFNNRFEAAAEKAEKTQAQLTDIQTAQQNQLINLRLEQNQLRKIQMDSQESLEDKMRQILAKLSNSQPTNPGSLHTPSQGISSSQVITPQTYQVNRNPATYGDHQERGILGSGPPGSVNGDPATTSKAPYFNKLLPKCDLPSFDGTDVDLWISKCHKYFQLFKVAQEKKVELAGLYLQGKAERWYKNWIPTNPLVSWDGFIEEVEKRFRETEVDDIVQQIEQLRQETNVAAYQDQFEMIKLKMEKVHPTITESYYVSNFITRLKPEIRSSVRKSEPTCLYTAIKLAKYQETHLKDLMDAFKPKPKFRSPLTPKPWLPNNPSNTKYTPQPSSLNPSSSKPPDPKLPPSTTTLKRTPEACYKCGEKYFPGHQCTLKKLNAINAEDIPEKEMEGDSLEKSEAGKETEDQEQITLSINALDGGISNGTLKLKGTLQQKPIMVLIDSGSTHSFLDQKLAKEAKLPLMKVAPAAVSVADGRQLMVHQKCNSCQWTMNHNRFSFNLRILDLGDYDMILGVDWMRKYSPITFDFDENKLLLMKDNKQIELKGISEKSTLKLMSLKSVNKLVAKGWKGISSSLFIMFVREIDSQHTTQVNTIESLPTELTSSPQFIPLISKYQHLFQTPSALPPKRTHDHAITLKKLY from the coding sequence ATGGTCAGTAACTCCGTCAAAAGACGAACTCGAGCAGCAGCCAGAAAAGCTCAGGCAGCCATGGAAGCTCTTGAACAACAACTTCAAAAGCTCACAGAGCATTTTAACAACAGATTTGAGGCAGCTGCTGAAAAGGCAGAGAAAACGCAAGCCCAGCTTACAGACATCCAGACGGCTCAACAAAATCAACTCATTAACTTACGTTTAGAGCAAAACCAACTTCGTAAGATTCAAATGGACTCTCAAGAGTCTTTGGAGGATAAAATGCGCCAGATCTTGGCCAAGTTATCTAACTCCCAACCAACAAACCCTGGTTCACTCCATACACCCAGCCAAGGAATATCATCTTCACAAGTCATCACCCCTCAAACCTACCAGGTCAACAGAAACCCTGCTACCTATGGGGATCACCAGGAGAGGGGAATCCTAGGCAGTGGGCCACCAGGATCAGTTAATGGTGACCCTGCAACTACCAGCAAGGCACCCTATTTCAACAAGTTGCTGCCAAAATGTGACTTGCCTTCTTTTGATGGCACAGATGTAGATCTGTGGATCAGCAAGTGTCACAAATATTTTCAGCTATTTAAAGTAGCTCAGGAGAAGAAGGTGGAGCTTGCAGGCTTGTATTTACAAGGCAAGGCTGAACGTTGGTACAAAAATTGGATTCCCACCAATCCATTAGTTTCATGGGATGGTTTTATTGAAGAAGTAGAAAAGAGGTTCAGGGAGACTGAGGTTGATGACATAGTGCAGCAGATTGAGCAACTCAGGCAAGAAACTAATGTAGCTGCCTACCAAGATCAATTTGAAATGATCAAACTTAAGATGGAGAAGGTACATCCTACCATCACTGAATCCTACTATGTTTCTAATTTCATAACAAGATTGAAACCTGAAATTCGGTCATCTGTAAGAAAGTCAGAACCTACTTGCCTCTATACAGCCATTAAACTTGCTAAATACCAAGAAACCCATCTCAAGGATCTTATGGATGCTTTTAAACCAAAACCAAAATTTCGATCACCCCTCACCCCTAAACCCTGGTTACCTAATAACCCTTCAAACACTAAATATACACCTCAACCATCAAGCCTGAACCCTTCCTCATCTAAGCCACCAGATCCCAAACTTCCACCAAGCACCACCACTCTAAAACGAACTCCAGAAGCCTGTTACAAGTGTGGGGAAAAGTACTTCCCTGGCCACCAGTGCACCTTGAAGAAATTGAATGCCATAAATGCAGAGGATATACCTGAGAAAGAGATGGAGGGTGACTCTCTGGAGAAATCAGAAGCAGGGAAAGAGACAGAGGACCAAGAGCAAATAACCTTGTCTATAAATGCTTTAGATGGGGGCATTTCGAATGGCACCTTGAAGTTGAAGGGCACCTTGCAGCAGAAACCAATCATGGTGTTGATTGATAGTGGCAGCACTCACAGCTTTTTGGACCAGAAGTTAGCAAAAGAGGCTAAGCTACCATTGATGAAGGTTGCACCTGCAGCTGTGTCAGTAGCAGATGGGAGGCAATTGATGGTGCACCAAAAATGCAATAGCTGCCAATGGACCATGAATCACAACAGGTTCTCTTTTAACCTCAGAATATTAGATTTGGGTGATTATGACATGATTTTGGGTGTTGATTGGATGAGAAAATACTCTCCTATAACATTTGATTTTGATGAAAACAAGCTGCTTCTTATGAAAGATAACAAGCAGATTGAGCTTAAGGGAATTTCAGAAAAGAGCACCCTCAAGCTAATGTCTCTTAAATCTGTTAATAAACTAGTTGCTAAGGGGTGGAAGGGAATATCCTCTAGTTTGTTTATCATGTTTGTTAGGGAGATTGACTCTCAGCACACTACCCAAGTAAACACTATTGAATCCTTACCAACAGAACTGACTAGCTCTCCACAATTCATACCCCTGATTTCCAAATAtcaacacctcttccaaacaccATCAGCCTTGCCACCTAAAAGAACCCATGACCATGCCATCACATTAAAAAAACTCTACTGA